A window of the Lactuca sativa cultivar Salinas chromosome 5, Lsat_Salinas_v11, whole genome shotgun sequence genome harbors these coding sequences:
- the LOC111920653 gene encoding glycine-rich protein 23-like has product MVATVANMVAVGMEELMVVVIVVVAASMGDRVVGDDNKYSYTDNDFSYMHMAVVDRGGAGGKGSVGGGSRGIGDNGGGISSGGGVSGCDDDNNGGGVGRGCGDGGGRGGHGDVANVVVEVVKVVAAKKMIGGGFIC; this is encoded by the exons ATGGTGGCAACAGTGGCAAATATGGTGGCAGTAGGGATGGAAGAACTTATGGTGGTGGTGATAGTGGTTGTGGCGGCATCGATGGGCGACAGAGTTGTTGGTGACGATAACAAATATTCATATACGGATAA TGATTTTTCATATATGCATATGGCGGTTGTTGACAGAGGTGGTGCCGGTGGTAAGGGTAGCGTTGGCGGTGGCAGTCGAGGTATTGGTGACAATG GAGGTGGTATCAGTAGTGGTGGTGGTGTCAGTGGGTGTGACGATGACAACAACGGAGGTGGTGTTGGCAGAGgttgtggtgatggtggtggaagAGGTGGTCATGGTGATGTGGCAAATGTGGTGGTAGAGGTAGTGAAGGTGGTGGCGGCGAAGAAGATGATAGGTGGTGGATTCATATGTTAA